In Nicotiana tabacum cultivar K326 chromosome 17, ASM71507v2, whole genome shotgun sequence, one DNA window encodes the following:
- the LOC107820773 gene encoding zinc finger CCCH domain-containing protein 1, giving the protein MENSNTPAFESNPAEAETEQPPTAPPSSSSVCNFFKKPSKGKNIRKRPTVVEGESDDAEGESSVIYTKKKPAIADNKLRFSTGASKCNKATESNVDSKAPVFHFESSKEIQVQNDSRATATLETETEFSKDARAIRERALKQAEEALKGKSKTGGDEKLYKGMNQYTDYKAGLRREHTISSEKAGGAHGPLRASAHIRVSARFDYQPDICKDYKETGYCGYGDSCKFMHDRGDYKSGWQIEKEWDEAEKERKRKLAMGMLDEDDEDAEKSDEDDDDALPFACFICREPFVDPVVTKCKHYFCEHCALKHHAKNKKCFVCNQPTLGIFNTAFEIRKRMAAQGK; this is encoded by the exons ATGGAGAATTCAAATACTCCAGCGTTTGAATCGAACCCTGCCGAAGCTGAAACTGAGCAGCCGCCAACAGCTCCACCTTCTTCAAGTTCCG TATGCAATTTTTTCAAGAAACCATCCAAGGGCAAAAATATCAGAAAGCGTCCTACGGTTGTGGAGGGGGAGAGTGACGATGCAGAAGGTGAAAGTTCAGTCATATATACCAAGAAAAAGCCAGCCATTGCGGATAACAAGCTACGCTTTTCTACTGGAGCTTCAAAGTGTAACAAGGCTACAGAATCCAATGTTGATTCAAAAGCTCCAGTATTTCATTTTGAGTCCTCTAAAGAAATTCAAGTTCAAAATGATAGTAGAGCAACAGCCACTTTAGAAACTGAGACCGAGTTCTCTAAGGATGCCCGGGCCATTCGGGAGAGAGCTTTGAAGCAGGCAGAGGAGGCTTTGAAAGGAAAAAGCAAGACTGGTGGGGATGAGAAATTGTACAAGGGGATGAATCAATATACTGATTACAAAGCTGGTTTGAGAAGAGAACATACAATTTCTAGCGAGAAAGCTGGTGGAGCACATGGTCCTCTCAGGGCTTCTGCCCACATTAGAGTTTCAGCAAGGTTCGACTATCAGCCAGATATTTGTAAGGACTACAAAGAGACGGGATATTGTGGATACGGGGACTCTTGCAAATTTATGCATGACCGGGGAGATTATAAGTCTGGGTGGCAGATTGAAAAAGAGTGGGATGAAGCTGAGAAAGAGAGGAAACGAAAATTGGCTATGGGAATGCTCGACGAGGATgatgaggatgctgagaagagtgatgaagatgatgatgacgCCTTACCATTTGCTTGCTTTATCTGCAGAGAGCCTTTTGTTGATCCTGTTGTGACCAAATGCAAACACTACTTCTGTGAGCATTGTGCATTAAAG CACCATGCAAAGAACAAGAAGTGTTTTGTATGCAACCAGCCAACGCTTGGAATATTCAATACAGCATTTGAAATACGTAAGAGAATGGCGGCTCAAGGAAAATGA
- the LOC107820774 gene encoding uncharacterized protein LOC107820774, with protein sequence MFLWLVSIVFLLISSSCSLKDETFFQSFSVFQPDGLFPIFNRGTLKCSKFSPFCQQTIINIIATFLIEQKGSEEMASSQVEIASSSSPFGHVLRDRNRRDRCSHRDSTNAAFQKNLKDLVHTHIHSCISSSQPTPSSADSHGPGHVDYADLWVHKPQWDNNENSPTTNIKSTNNNKWDKAREMVLSSRTTKQREANANVNASSPEGSAVEVPNNGGVSTLVRRWRDFETVSKSVNLGNNSPQKGCDDTCDESSVDGRFETPAMSVNGESSGDWEPMDKTTVMNERDSDIKEREKPRVADIIRKLASSKGEENNESEHNGNNAALACGGESLPRIKTSFDHSEQLQQQQQQQQRSFFPVLHSPRIIRGRQALSDLLLQMERDRYRELEGLKERKAVSKFQQRGRIQALLKVRFLRRGTGARDDRSTKGTSSESNRMSQSAIMHIRKRFNTESQNGEAESRSLSREAADNTQESRNSTLIQQRVQNCERDDKGSISCHRELADNNTVKVGSELASYKRRERNHQGMQPGVADSRSTSIAVENNSPKSEFASTSARENHLQEPSEPITLCTKVQDNNSQVGKKFPSNQQQEEKISSQRVTTNVKATSSSNPQKDMPFHTRHSDSSFSPNHNEVDRSHQAISPKLLHCTSQLRSSDISHDQASWGNASCEASHDKSLEFLETPKPPKYSELSVHREEQDANNLQHAGTSNEWSSESTKRQSDWEEEATNQNLVDSDCGWVSDYSHTASGWDELQSNYEQQSESNQDWVSDISRPRKEWEGLRQERYQEMLDPFQDNNHDIRQLLNRKSVSIFLNSGLREKIDRLMASRSQQLPNAMTGQLQEEVGALVPKEKEKEEEVVSRNETRGGETKDDEEEEDSGYEDYFEDDNTPIRQHYLEPEELVDQKKASRTLQSWSNNEDRGVTDDSYHLPSNSLPQSQSSNTYSHHNQQCSSSAIHTSIEMELIYELRGHMEQLHQEIFEIRRSINSCVNMQMKLQHSIKQEVAAAITQSGPMIGSNSDKKGANRANCRICYEAQVDSLLYRCGHMCTCFRCAHELLWGTGKCPICETPIIDVVRAYIHS encoded by the exons atGTTTCTATGGTTAGTTTCCATTGTCTTTCTCctaatttcttcttcttgttcattGAAAGACGAGACATTTTTTCAGTCATTTTCAGTTTTTCAACCAGATGGGTTGTTTCCAATTTTTAATAGGGGAACATTGAAATGTTCAAAATTTTCTCCTTTTTGTCAACAAACAATAATTAACATCATAGCAACATTCTTGATTGAGCAAAAAGGGTCAGAAGAAATGGCATCTTCTCAGGTAGAAAtagcctcttcttcttctccctttGGTCATGTCCTCAGAGATCGTAACAGGCGTGATCGTTGCAGCCACAGAGATTCAACCAATGCTGCTTTTCAAAAGAATCTCAAAGATTTGGTTCATACCCACATCCATTCTTGCATTTCTTCAAGTCAACCCACCCCCTCCTCTGCTGATAGTCATGGACCTGGTCATGTTGACTATGCTGATTTATGGGTTCACAAACCACAATGGGACAACAATGAGAACAGTCCCACGACTAACATCAAATCCACTAATAATAATAAATGGGATAAAGCTAGAGAAATGGTGCTTTCTTCTAGGACTACGAAACAGAGAGAGGCGAACGCGAACGTGAATGCTTCGTCGCCTGAAGGCAGTGCCGTGGAAGTTCCTAATAATGGTGGTGTTTCGACACTTGTACGCCGTTGGAGAGATTTTGAGACGGTTTCAAAGAGCGTGAATTTGGGGAACAATTCACCTCAGAAAGGTTGTGATGATACATgtgatgaatcttcggtagatGGACGATTCGAAACTCCGGCCATGAGCGTGAATGGCGAATCGTCAGGAGATTGGGAACCCATGGATAAAACTACGGTTATGAATGAAAGAGATTCAGATAttaaagaaagggaaaagccaagaGTTGCTGATATTATAAGAAAATTGGCAAGTAGTAAGGGTGAAGAGAATAATGAGAGCGAGCACAATGGTAACAATGCTGCCCTTGCTTGTGGTGGTGAATCGTTGCCCCGAATTAAAACATCATTTGATCATTCAGagcaattacaacaacaacaacaacaacagcagagGAGTTTTTTCCCAGTTCTGCACTCGCCTCGAATCATAAGAGGTCGCCAGGCGTTGAGCGATTTGCTGTTGCAAATGGAGCGTGACAGATACCGGGAACTTGAAGGTCTTAAAGAGCGTAAGGCCGTTTCCAAGTTCCAACAAAGAGGTCGTATTCAG GCTTTGCTTAAAGTTAGATTCCTGCGTCGTGGCACAGGCGCCAGAGATGATCGATCAACCAAAGGCACATCGTCCGAATCAAATAGAATGTCTCAATCTGCAATCATGCATATCAG GAAAAGGTTCAATACAGAAAGTCAGAATGGTGAAGCTGAATCAAGAAGCCTCTCAAGAGAAGCGGCAGATAACACCCAGGAAAGCCGGAATTCCACACTAATTCAGCAAAGAGTACAGAATTGTGAAAGGGATGACAAAGGCTCGATCAGCTGCCATAGAGAACTGGCTGATAACAACACTGTAAAAGTTGGAAGTGAATTAGCATCGTATAAGCGGAGAGAAAGGAATCATCAGGGAATGCAGCCTGGTGTAGCTGACTCAAGAAGCACCTCTATAGCTGTGGAAAATAACAGTCCGAAATCAGAATTTGCGTCCACATCTGCACGAGAGAATCATTTACAAGAGCCTAGTGAGCCGATAACTCTCTGCACAAAAGTGCAAGATAACAACTCGCAAGTTGGAAAAAAATTTCCCTCCAATCAACAGCAAGAAGAGAAAATAAGCTCCCAAAGGGTTACAACAAATGTGAAAGCTACAAGCTCATCAAATCCCCAGAAAGATATGCCATTTCATACCCGACATTCGGACAGTTCTTTTAgtccaaatcataatgaggtAGACCGCAGTCATCAAGCAATTAGCCCCAAATTACTACATTGTACTTCACAACTACGGAGCTCAGATATTTCCCATGACCAAGCTAGCTGGGGAAATGCAAGCTGTGAAGCTAGCCATGACAAGTCACTGGAATTTTTAGAGACACCAAAACCTCCCAAGTATAGTGAACTAAGTGTCCATAGAGAAGAACAAGATGCAAATAACTTGCAGCATGCAGGAACAAGTAATGAGTGGTCTAGTGAGAGCACTAAACGTCAAAGTGACTGGGAAGAGGAAGCGACCAACCAGAATCTAGTGGACAGTGATTGTGGTTGGGTAAGTGATTATTCTCACACAGCAAGTGGATGGGATGAACTACAGTCTAACTACGAGCAGCAGTCAGAATCCAACCAAGACTGGGTAAGTGATATTTCACGTCCACGTAAAGAGTGGGAAGGTCTTAGACAAGAAAGATACCAAGAGATGCTTGATCCTTTCCAAGACAATAATCATGATATTCGCCAACTTCTTAACAG AAAAAGTGTCTCAATCTTTCTTAATAGTGGTTTGAGAGAGAAAATAGATCGACTAATGGCGTCTCGCTCACAACAACTACCTAATGCAATGACCGGCCAGCTTCAGGAAGAAGTAGGGGCACTTGTACctaaagaaaaggagaaggaaGAGGAAGTGGTATCACGTAATGAAACACGAGGGGGAGAGACCAAAGatgatgaggaagaagaagactCGGGTTATGAGGATTACTTTGAAGATGACAATACACCAATTAGACAACATTACCTCGAACCTGAGGAATTAGTTGATCAGAAAAAAGCTTCACGTACTTTACAGTCATGGAGCAATAATGAAGACCGGGGTGTCACTGATGACTCCTATCACCTTCCGTCTAATTCTTTACCACAATCTCAATCATCCAATACTTACTCCCATCACAATCAACAATGCTCCTCCTCCGCTATACACACTTCAATT GAAATGGAACTAATATATGAATTGCGAGGACATATGGAGCAACTCCACCAAGAGATATTTGAAATACGAAGATCAATAAACAGCTGCGTGAACATGCAAATGAAATTACAACATTCCATTAAGCAGGAGGTTGCAGCTGCAATCACTCAGTCAG GTCCAATGATTGGGAGTAATTCAGATAAGAAGGGTGCAAACAGAGCAAATTGTCGTATTTGCTATGAGGCGCAAGTTGATTCTCTCCTTTACAG GTGTGGGCATATGTGCACCTGTTTCAGGTGTGCCCATGAATTGCTTTGGGGCACCGGAAAATGTCCAATATGTGAAACCCCCATAATAGATGTTGTCCGTGCATATATACACTCGTGA